A stretch of DNA from Candidatus Ryanbacteria bacterium CG10_big_fil_rev_8_21_14_0_10_43_42:
ATGCAGGCCCAAGGCAATTATTTCATGAGCTATTTTTTCAGCAGCGTCAAGACGTGCGAATCTCTGAGCTCCCGCACGCATTTTACTTCGCAATGCTTCGTCTTCGAGAAGATGAATAATCTGACTGGTAAGAACGGTGGGTGTTATATTTGATTCTTCCATAACCTCTCCTCCCCCTACGCGTGCGTATGCATAAGCATTTTTTCGTTGATGATCACTTGCCGCATGTGGAAGCGGAATTAAAATACTGGGAATACCCCAAGCGGCAAGTTCATAAAGAGCCGTTGCGCCTGCACGCGAAACAATCACCGAAGCAATATGAGAGGCATTACGCAATTGATCTTCATCAAGAAATGCAAATGGATGATATCGTTTTTTATGAGTAGAGTTTTCAAGAATAACGGATGCATTTTTTAGTACATCGCTATAATTATCCTGTCCGCATTGGTGAATAATTTGCATGCGTCCTATAAGGCGCTCAATTGCTTGAAGAAGGATGTCATTTATGGGTGCTGCTCCCTGCGACCCTCCTAAAACGAGAAGGGTTGGCACGTGGGTTTCTAGCTGAAATAAAGTACGCGCCTCTTCCTCGTTCCCCCCGATAACACGGCTCCGAATGGGAATGCCTGTCATAGCAGTCTTCTCTTCCGGGAAATGGATGGCAGTTTCAGGGAATGATATGGCGATACGTCGGGCGAACGTTGCTGACCATATGTTTACTTTCCCGGGAACGGTATCTGATTCATGTATGAGTATGGGAATGCCATAAAATCGAGCGGCAAATAAAATGGGAAACGCCACATAACCACCTTTGCTAAAAATGACATCAGGAAATTCTTTATAGACAACCCAAAAAGCATATATAACGGAAAAAAATGTTTTTATGGCATCCCCTATATTTTTTAATGAAAAGTATCTTCGAATTTTTCCGGACGAGAAATGTCGAAATGTAATCTGTTCAAATTGAAGAATCTCTTCGTCTACGGGTTCATCTGAAATAAGAAGTAGCTCGAGTGATACAAGTTTTTCATCCTCCGCAATACGCCGAAGTTCTCGCGCTACCGCAATGAGGGGCGTGAAGTGCCCTCCGGACCCCGATCCAAGAAGTGCTATTTTCATCGTGTGTATTTAGATATGTTCATAAGAATACCAACACTTGCCAGGTTCATAATAAGAGCGGATGAACCGAAACTAATAAATGTGAGCGGAAGTCCGGTGAGTGGAAGGAGTCCTGTTATGGCGCCTATATTGGTAAACGCTTGTACGATAATAAGGAGTGTTATACCGGCCGCAAGCGTGTGACTAAATCCGTCAGGTGCCCGTGCAGAAATACGCATGCCACGCCAGAAAAAAATAAGGAACATGGCAGTAAGGATGACACTGCCGATAAAGCCAAATTCTTCTCCAAATATTGCAAAAATGGAATCGCCGGCAGGTTCAGGAACATAATTAAATTTTTGCCGCGACATACCAAACCCGCGTCCGAATATACCTCCGGATCCAATAGCGATGAGTCCCTGATGCAGTTGATAGCCAATTCCTTGCGTATCTTCTTTCGGATGCAAAAAAACAGCCAGTCGATCACGTCGATAAGGTTGAAAATAGATAATAAGTCCAAGAACTGCCACGCCTAGAAGTAATAGTAAGGCAATTTGAGACATTCTGCCACCGCCAATAAAAAATAGCAGTATGGATGTAATGACAAGAATACCAAGAGTGCCAATGTCGGGCTGTAAGACGAAAAAAACAGAAACAATACCAAGCATTACAAGAAACGGGAGGAATCCCATGGAAAAGCTGGCAATGTCTTTCTTTTTTGTTTCTATCCAGGCCGCCAGGTATATGATAAAGGCGAGTTTCGTAATTTCAGCAGGTTGAATTGTTATGGGACCCACTTTTATCCATCTACTGGCCCCCTTTAGTTCAAGGCCAATGTTTGGAATAAATACAAGAATCATCATGAAAAGAGCACCGATAAGAAGAACGGGAGCAAGTTTTTTCCAGTACTGATAGCGAATTTTTGACCCTAAAATAAGAGCAACTACGCCAATACCGGCACCAATAGCCTGATTTGAAAGATAATAATACTCCTCTCCAAATCGACTGCTTCCCAAAATGGGAGAAGCTGATGCAATAATAAAGAGTCCCACTATAACAAAAAGTACTGTAGTACCGAGAAGAATATAGTCGGGTTGATGTTGATGTGTAGAACTCATGCGTTTTCGGCGCGAAGAACACTTCCCGCTCGTGCGTCAGTAAGGGCACCATTCTTTACAGCAATTACGCCATTTACAATAACGGTAGAAATACCCTCCGGATACATAAAAGGATTTTCATAAGATGCTTTGTCGCGAATAATCTCTGGATTTATAAGTGTTATATCGGCCGTTTTCCCCATTTCAATAGTGCCTTTGTCGGAAAACCCTAAAAGAGATGCCGGTGCTTTTGTCATTTTAAAAACGGCTTCCTCCCATGATATAAGATTCTTTTCACGGATATAGGTGCCTAAAAATTGTGCCGTGGCGCCAAATGATCGGGGATGTACTAAATCCCCTTTTATTTCAACGGGAGAATGAGCACTGAGACCGAAACTGTCGGTGGAAAAAACAACAAAAGGTTCCTTATAAAGAAGTTCCACATGTTCTTGATTAATGGTATCCCCGAAGATAGTAACGGAAAGATTATTCAGCTCGAGAATTTTTAATAATGTTTCTTCCGGTGACATCCCCCATCCTGTGCCAATATCGGCAATCGTGTTTCCTATAATTGGTTTTGTTTCGCGTACGGATGCTATTGTTATTTTATCATAATGAAGAGTAAGTTCTTTTATGCCTTGGAGAAGATTTTGTTTCTCCATAGGATTTTTTATGCGCTCGATTATTTGTTTTTTACCCCCTTCGCGCGCCCAGCTTGGCAAAAGAGCGTAGAGCAAAGATCCTGTTTTGGTATACGGAAACACATTTGCTGTTATGGGTACACCTTCTTCCCGTGCTGAGCGGATAAGATTTAATGCTTGGGTAAATGTTTCCCACGAATGCTTTCCTAGCGATTTTAAATGTACGATGTGGACGCGGGCATTTGATCCGCGTGCAATGCTAATGGCTTCATTGACGGCAGGAAGAAGATCTTTTCCTTCATCCCGGAGATGTATTGTGACCAGTCTTTTTTTATCTGCCGCCATTTGAGCAAGAGTAATCAATTCCTCGCGCGTTGCAGGTTGTCCATGACTAAATGCAAGTCCGAATGATATACCAAGAGCACCGTCATCAAGCGCCTCCGCAAAAAGCCGTTGCATGCTATGAAGTTCGGGCATGCTTGCCGAACGGGCTTTATCCCCCATAACGTCACGTCTCAGTGTTCCGTGACCTATAAGAGTTGCAAAATTTACACCAATGGGGTGCCGGGAAACTTCCTGTAAAAATTCTTCCGTTGAAAGCCAGTTGGTGTTTATGGTGGATATATCCACCCATTTTTGTACGCTTCCCAGTACTTCATTACCGCGAATGAGTGGTGTAAGTGAAGATCCGCATGAGCCGCCCACGATAGTGGTGATTCCTTGCCTTAGCATGCTTTCCAGAGATGGTTCCGAAAGGAGTGTCCAGTATGTATCGGAATGATTGGTAATATCAATAAAGCCCGGGCAGATAAAAAGATTTGAGGCATCAATTATTTGCG
This window harbors:
- the ftsW gene encoding putative lipid II flippase FtsW, which gives rise to MSSTHQHQPDYILLGTTVLFVIVGLFIIASASPILGSSRFGEEYYYLSNQAIGAGIGVVALILGSKIRYQYWKKLAPVLLIGALFMMILVFIPNIGLELKGASRWIKVGPITIQPAEITKLAFIIYLAAWIETKKKDIASFSMGFLPFLVMLGIVSVFFVLQPDIGTLGILVITSILLFFIGGGRMSQIALLLLLGVAVLGLIIYFQPYRRDRLAVFLHPKEDTQGIGYQLHQGLIAIGSGGIFGRGFGMSRQKFNYVPEPAGDSIFAIFGEEFGFIGSVILTAMFLIFFWRGMRISARAPDGFSHTLAAGITLLIIVQAFTNIGAITGLLPLTGLPLTFISFGSSALIMNLASVGILMNISKYTR